One window from the genome of Leptospira ryugenii encodes:
- a CDS encoding transmembrane 220 family protein, whose protein sequence is MKIFSYVVIPIFLLFAYWQLNDPDPYLWFPIYLFVAGMAAYRLKRTIPKKVLFPIVFAYSGFAIYHLIIAPYYAIEVEEYREGLGLLISAAVLLVLGKRSQD, encoded by the coding sequence GTGAAGATTTTTTCTTATGTAGTGATTCCTATTTTTCTTTTGTTTGCATATTGGCAGTTAAACGACCCAGATCCCTATTTATGGTTTCCAATCTATTTGTTTGTTGCCGGGATGGCAGCGTATCGGCTGAAACGAACCATACCTAAAAAGGTTCTTTTTCCAATTGTGTTTGCCTATTCCGGTTTTGCCATTTACCACCTAATCATCGCTCCCTACTATGCCATCGAAGTCGAGGAATATAGAGAGGGATTGGGATTGTTGATCTCGGCTGCTGTTTTACTTGTTCTGGGAAAGCGCTCTCAGGACTGA
- a CDS encoding Crp/Fnr family transcriptional regulator, with the protein MNDTIKINQYPKGAAIVVQNAVNPGLFFIVKNGRVSVDSEHIQIDHDLRYYEPGDSFGLVSALTEHRYLVTLFADTEVELLQIPIRMLGSYLKEHKDLALKILKLYSQELRALQKNLSKANLPADRSNHPEKLIQNAKIYLEWQKPKLASHSLFRFLDWAKQNPQPSFQKEAEDLLKTIPNPERPLRWTSQKMDLAQGEVIFLQDEMDQDIFVVLKGNVKLFSIVRGIEYVIDSLSAGEIFGEMSLIESAPRMASAITDTDCTILRVTPETIFESVGESLLQKIFESIARRIWFSHQRLIILRMESPTIRLYAMVFKMIRDQEIRKGLNSLTNAEASFTIPLSLKELCNMCGLLKIKSETIREFLSDTNLKIEANQITVKHKKRIEEKLGAHKSRSGNLIAKII; encoded by the coding sequence ATGAACGATACAATTAAAATCAATCAGTACCCTAAGGGAGCGGCCATCGTCGTTCAGAACGCAGTGAACCCTGGTTTGTTTTTCATTGTGAAGAACGGCCGAGTTTCTGTTGATTCGGAGCATATCCAGATCGACCACGATCTCCGCTATTACGAACCTGGCGATAGTTTTGGCCTAGTTTCGGCTCTTACAGAGCATCGATACTTGGTTACCTTGTTTGCTGATACCGAAGTTGAATTATTACAAATCCCCATACGTATGTTAGGTTCTTATTTAAAAGAACACAAGGACCTTGCGCTAAAGATTTTAAAATTATATTCCCAAGAGTTAAGAGCACTACAAAAAAATCTTTCCAAAGCAAATTTACCTGCTGATCGATCCAACCATCCAGAGAAATTGATTCAAAATGCGAAAATCTATTTAGAATGGCAAAAACCAAAGCTTGCTTCGCATTCTTTATTTCGATTTTTGGATTGGGCAAAACAAAACCCCCAACCATCCTTCCAGAAGGAAGCAGAGGATTTACTGAAAACCATCCCCAATCCAGAGCGACCACTGCGATGGACTAGCCAGAAAATGGACCTTGCCCAGGGAGAGGTGATCTTCTTACAAGATGAAATGGACCAAGACATCTTTGTGGTCTTAAAAGGGAACGTGAAGTTGTTTAGCATCGTACGTGGCATCGAATACGTAATCGATTCTCTATCGGCTGGGGAAATTTTTGGCGAGATGTCTCTCATCGAGAGTGCTCCCCGTATGGCTTCCGCGATCACGGATACAGACTGTACCATCCTACGTGTCACGCCCGAAACCATTTTTGAATCCGTCGGAGAGTCGCTTCTGCAAAAGATCTTTGAAAGCATTGCTCGTAGGATTTGGTTCTCCCACCAAAGATTGATCATTTTAAGAATGGAATCTCCTACCATTCGACTCTATGCAATGGTCTTTAAAATGATCCGAGACCAAGAAATCCGTAAAGGTTTGAACTCCCTGACAAATGCAGAGGCTTCGTTTACCATTCCTCTCTCTTTGAAGGAGTTATGCAACATGTGTGGTTTATTGAAGATTAAGTCTGAAACGATTCGCGAGTTTCTTTCTGATACAAATCTAAAAATTGAAGCAAACCAAATCACGGTAAAACATAAAAAAAGAATCGAAGAGAAATTAGGCGCGCATAAATCCAGGAGTGGGAATCTAATCGCCAAAATCATTTAG
- the sufB gene encoding Fe-S cluster assembly protein SufB, translating into MPTTEAIQDTQPEFYAADSFPKGLTRRVVESISHIKNEPGWLTEFRLNAFQVYLEKPMPTWGFIPQFHINLDDYVHYVGSHQKKKKSWDEVDPEILRSFEKLGIPEHERKYLAGIETMNDSETIYANVKKELTDLGIIFCDIDTAVKEYPELVRQYLGTVVTIGDNKFSALNSCVFSGGSFAYIPKGIKTPMPLQAYFKVTAASSGQYERTLLIADEGAHLEYSEGCTSVQDKGTNFHTAVVELVAKKESKIFYTTIQNWKKNMYNWTVKRGLCEERAHITWTDCNIGANTIKYPGIILEGDGSTGDVLSLAFAGAGQIQDTGARIIHVGKNTRSNILAKGVALDGGINSYRGLVKFEPSSKGSYSHIKCDGLMMDNKSQSHAYPYNDVSGEDGTLNYEATVSKIDEDQLFYLQSRGLGEDDAKLLIINGFCEGVTKHLDVEYSVEMTKLIRMILEDGHVISDQNSQS; encoded by the coding sequence ATGCCCACAACCGAAGCAATACAAGATACACAGCCAGAGTTCTACGCCGCTGATTCCTTTCCCAAAGGCCTCACCAGACGAGTGGTTGAGTCCATTTCACACATAAAAAATGAACCTGGTTGGCTCACTGAGTTTCGTCTCAATGCCTTCCAGGTATACCTAGAAAAACCAATGCCGACTTGGGGTTTCATCCCCCAATTCCATATCAACCTAGATGACTATGTACACTACGTAGGCTCCCACCAAAAAAAGAAAAAATCTTGGGATGAAGTTGACCCTGAGATATTGAGAAGTTTTGAAAAATTGGGAATCCCTGAGCATGAACGAAAGTACCTAGCGGGCATCGAAACGATGAACGACTCCGAGACGATCTATGCCAATGTAAAAAAAGAGTTAACTGATCTCGGAATCATATTCTGCGACATTGATACTGCAGTGAAAGAATACCCCGAGCTTGTGCGCCAATACCTTGGCACTGTGGTTACTATTGGTGACAATAAATTTTCTGCACTCAATTCCTGTGTTTTTAGTGGTGGTTCCTTTGCCTACATCCCCAAAGGCATAAAAACCCCTATGCCTTTACAAGCATACTTTAAAGTAACAGCTGCTAGTTCCGGACAATACGAACGAACGTTACTCATCGCAGATGAGGGTGCACATTTGGAATACAGCGAAGGATGTACATCCGTTCAAGATAAAGGTACCAATTTCCATACAGCCGTAGTTGAGTTAGTTGCCAAAAAAGAATCCAAGATTTTTTATACGACCATCCAAAATTGGAAGAAAAATATGTACAACTGGACAGTGAAACGTGGTCTCTGTGAAGAGAGAGCCCATATCACCTGGACAGATTGTAACATTGGTGCAAACACCATTAAATACCCAGGTATTATTTTAGAAGGAGATGGTTCCACAGGTGATGTTCTTTCTCTTGCATTTGCAGGGGCTGGCCAAATCCAAGATACAGGTGCACGAATCATCCACGTTGGAAAGAATACCCGATCCAATATATTAGCGAAAGGTGTTGCTCTCGACGGAGGCATCAATTCTTACAGAGGTCTTGTCAAATTTGAACCTTCTAGCAAAGGTTCGTATAGCCACATCAAATGTGACGGGCTCATGATGGACAATAAGTCGCAATCCCATGCTTACCCATACAATGATGTATCAGGTGAGGATGGAACGCTAAATTATGAGGCCACCGTTTCCAAAATAGATGAGGACCAGCTATTTTATCTACAGTCAAGAGGTTTAGGCGAAGACGATGCCAAACTCCTTATCATCAATGGTTTTTGTGAAGGCGTTACAAAACATTTGGACGTTGAATACTCTGTTGAGATGACAAAGCTGATACGCATGATTTTGGAAGATGGCCATGTAATTAGTGACCAGAACTCTCAGTCCTGA
- a CDS encoding peroxiredoxin: MPQVTSQAPDFKAVAVIGDTFKEIKLSDYKGKWVVLFFYPLDFTFVCPTEIIEYDSKLEDFKKLGAEVLGVSIDSEFSHLAWKKTARKEGGIGEIKYPLIADKTKEIAKSFGVLVESGPDAGVALRGTFLIDPNGVIRQATVNDLPVGRNIDEALRLIKAFQFVEKHGEVCPANWDEGKKTMKADPTGSKAYFASVN; this comes from the coding sequence ATGCCACAAGTGACATCGCAAGCACCCGATTTTAAGGCGGTAGCCGTCATCGGAGATACTTTTAAGGAAATCAAACTATCTGATTATAAAGGAAAGTGGGTGGTCCTATTCTTTTATCCACTCGATTTCACATTCGTTTGCCCAACGGAAATCATTGAATACGATTCAAAATTGGAAGACTTCAAAAAACTCGGCGCAGAAGTGCTAGGAGTTTCCATTGATAGTGAATTTTCACACCTTGCTTGGAAGAAGACAGCAAGAAAAGAGGGTGGCATTGGAGAAATCAAATACCCACTCATCGCTGACAAAACCAAAGAAATCGCAAAATCATTTGGAGTATTAGTAGAATCTGGCCCTGACGCTGGCGTTGCCCTACGAGGAACCTTTCTCATTGATCCAAATGGAGTGATCCGCCAAGCTACGGTCAATGACCTTCCTGTGGGACGAAATATTGACGAAGCACTTCGTCTGATCAAAGCTTTCCAATTTGTGGAAAAACATGGTGAAGTTTGCCCTGCCAACTGGGACGAAGGTAAAAAGACCATGAAAGCGGATCCTACTGGATCAAAAGCTTATTTTGCGTCTGTGAACTAA
- a CDS encoding O-methyltransferase produces the protein MKTRDSIFIPHLEEKIHTDFVHRPHPIFFELEDYAREKNVPIISPASGAVLQNLLSLVQPKHVWELGTGIGYSTLWMMFGSIGSKYTSLDRNEKQASVLDESIQSAFGESAPSLHRIDAWALDYMYGNVQTWKEADFFFIDCDKVTYPELWDLIFFHVPKGTRILFDNMLWHGRVLDPNSDKPSDKAVLATWKRVKESGASFTLFPVGDGILLTQKN, from the coding sequence ATGAAGACAAGAGATTCTATCTTCATCCCTCATTTAGAAGAAAAAATACATACTGATTTTGTCCATAGACCTCATCCTATTTTTTTTGAATTAGAGGACTACGCTCGTGAAAAGAATGTGCCTATCATAAGTCCTGCTAGTGGAGCTGTTTTACAGAATCTTTTATCTTTAGTCCAACCAAAACATGTCTGGGAACTAGGGACTGGAATCGGTTATTCGACCCTTTGGATGATGTTTGGATCCATCGGATCGAAGTATACAAGTTTAGATCGAAATGAGAAACAAGCTTCCGTCTTAGATGAGAGCATTCAATCCGCTTTCGGAGAGAGCGCACCTTCTTTGCACCGTATTGATGCTTGGGCTTTGGACTATATGTATGGCAATGTCCAAACTTGGAAGGAAGCTGATTTCTTTTTCATTGATTGTGATAAGGTTACCTACCCGGAGCTATGGGATTTAATCTTCTTCCATGTCCCAAAAGGCACTCGCATTTTATTTGATAATATGCTCTGGCATGGAAGAGTTTTAGATCCAAATTCAGATAAACCTTCTGACAAGGCCGTACTTGCGACTTGGAAAAGGGTGAAAGAATCGGGAGCATCCTTTACTCTCTTTCCAGTAGGAGATGGTATTTTGTTAACGCAAAAAAACTAA
- a CDS encoding N-acetylmuramoyl-L-alanine amidase, with product MKLFLFSIFLSLSSSAFANPVYTVVVDAGHGGVAKEPISEHGDKYDSISQTYLEKYKQGTENDKETERGIMLPLALELDQILRLTETEEGWKQFETYLSHFSKSKKWKRIIIKSNLTRKSNYEDDPNSSDPNAAYRLYDYPDKKTGERKKGRISLINEKKPHLVVSLHMNPASKGQEGGMAAVLTPGYNTFVLLKEISEGKKKASKFNSLPWSDWLVFASGHSKLENAVIDAWIYFHGYWTDRSGKKTLLDQFEGYRQNMISWSYADEKGWEKIAASNGKGPYAKSHALFQPEGKFWEREKGKQESWRREGGREGFGGDNHFASKELMRFVQYGLREQIQKRTGAFPDVGPIQKPYISTYSLPTYTNAICAFLEIGYINRKRDVSHLTKNRKEVAISLAVGIYSLFAGLEIKKNKSIPIHPKGLRINWERYQNYFQEVVKD from the coding sequence ATGAAACTTTTTTTATTTTCGATTTTTCTTTCACTCAGTTCATCCGCCTTTGCAAATCCAGTGTATACAGTCGTTGTGGACGCAGGTCACGGCGGGGTCGCAAAAGAGCCTATTTCAGAACATGGAGATAAGTATGACTCCATTTCTCAAACCTATTTAGAAAAATACAAACAAGGCACAGAGAACGACAAAGAAACGGAACGTGGCATTATGTTACCACTTGCTTTGGAGTTGGACCAGATTTTACGTTTGACCGAGACAGAGGAAGGTTGGAAACAATTTGAAACCTACCTCTCCCATTTTTCTAAATCAAAAAAATGGAAACGTATCATCATCAAATCCAATCTCACTAGGAAATCCAATTATGAGGACGATCCAAATTCCTCAGATCCAAATGCCGCCTATCGTTTGTATGATTATCCTGATAAAAAGACTGGTGAAAGAAAAAAAGGAAGGATATCGCTTATCAATGAAAAAAAGCCTCATTTAGTAGTCTCCTTGCATATGAATCCCGCAAGTAAGGGACAGGAAGGTGGCATGGCGGCCGTTCTAACCCCTGGTTATAATACCTTTGTTTTGTTAAAGGAAATTTCGGAGGGAAAGAAAAAAGCATCTAAATTCAATTCTTTGCCTTGGTCGGATTGGTTGGTATTTGCTTCCGGCCATAGTAAACTGGAGAACGCAGTCATTGATGCATGGATTTACTTTCACGGTTATTGGACAGATCGTTCAGGCAAAAAAACTCTCCTCGATCAGTTTGAAGGATACCGCCAAAACATGATTAGTTGGTCCTATGCGGATGAAAAAGGATGGGAAAAAATTGCAGCCTCCAATGGCAAAGGCCCTTATGCCAAGTCACATGCACTTTTTCAACCAGAAGGAAAATTTTGGGAAAGAGAAAAAGGCAAACAGGAATCATGGCGTAGAGAAGGTGGTCGGGAAGGATTTGGTGGAGACAATCATTTCGCTTCCAAAGAATTGATGCGCTTTGTGCAATATGGTCTAAGGGAGCAGATCCAGAAACGGACTGGGGCATTCCCTGATGTAGGGCCCATCCAAAAGCCGTATATTTCTACCTACAGTTTGCCTACCTATACCAATGCGATTTGTGCCTTTCTAGAGATCGGATATATCAATCGAAAAAGAGATGTTTCCCATTTGACCAAAAACCGAAAAGAAGTAGCCATTTCTTTGGCTGTAGGCATCTATTCTTTGTTTGCTGGATTAGAGATCAAAAAAAATAAAAGTATCCCTATCCATCCCAAAGGACTTAGGATCAATTGGGAACGATACCAAAATTATTTCCAGGAAGTAGTAAAAGATTGA
- a CDS encoding PaaI family thioesterase, protein MKSVAKKNLSFASSPDNGDGLQLKITFDEDTKTAFGDYTCPDKYQGLPDQIHPGIISTILDEIMMKINEAMNFETTTGELTIRFLQPAKVNEPLHLRGWFVKKNKKIIENRAEIENEIGKIVARGKGKYIEAED, encoded by the coding sequence ATGAAATCCGTAGCCAAAAAAAATCTAAGCTTCGCCTCCAGCCCAGACAACGGAGATGGTTTGCAGTTGAAGATCACCTTTGACGAGGATACAAAAACTGCGTTCGGGGACTACACCTGCCCGGACAAGTACCAAGGTTTGCCGGACCAAATCCATCCAGGGATCATTTCCACGATCCTAGATGAGATCATGATGAAAATCAATGAAGCAATGAATTTCGAGACCACCACAGGGGAGCTCACCATTCGGTTCCTACAACCTGCCAAGGTCAATGAACCCCTCCACTTGCGCGGTTGGTTCGTAAAGAAAAACAAAAAAATCATAGAGAATCGTGCTGAAATCGAAAATGAGATCGGCAAAATAGTGGCTCGCGGAAAAGGTAAATATATAGAAGCTGAAGACTAA